The following proteins are co-located in the Manihot esculenta cultivar AM560-2 chromosome 9, M.esculenta_v8, whole genome shotgun sequence genome:
- the LOC110623134 gene encoding uncharacterized protein LOC110623134, whose amino-acid sequence MLDTFLFKSESLFSKSSLLFSRSRRTTITYPQYVNFLSQCHLFHSSCLLSYQTQIQKPIVCARKKKRGSRPRKFMKVLPALVSFVASNFKILPGPLDLVVAEIGGGDGGGLGIWKVLGNGGSGGWRRKGKTNLGILGALVVCGLGLLFGKELKNDLLSGVFELVLLVTFFIKGHRRQVKYWVLGLCFIGVLMGLRLRREDTQQWVQKIRVCLPASGLLMTKRRNGRRVA is encoded by the coding sequence ATGCTAGAtacttttctcttcaaatccgAATCCCTTTTCTCTAAAAGCTCTCTTCTCTTTAGCCGGTCTCGGAGAACTACAATCACTTACCCTCAGTATGTCAATTTCTTATCACAATGTCATCTATTTCACTCTTCATGTTTACTATCGTATCAAACCCAAATCCAAAAACCAATTGTTTGtgcaagaaagaagaaaagaggttCACGGCCTCGaaaattcatgaaagttttgcCCGCATTAGTATCATTTGTGGCATCAAATTTCAAGATCTTACCGGGACCATTGGATTTGGTTGTTGCGGAAATTGGTGGTGGAGATGGAGGAGGTTTGGGGATTTGGAAGGTTTTGGGGAATGGAGGTTCTGGTGGGTGGAGGAGAAAGGGGAAGACAAATTTAGGGATTTTAGGGGCTTTGGTTGTTTGTGGATTGGGGTTGTTGTTTGGAAAAGAGCTAAAGAATGATTTGTTGTCCGGGGTTTTTGAATTGGTTTTACTAGTGACCTTTTTTATTAAGGGACATAGGAGACAAGTTAAATATTGGGTCTTGGGACTCTGCTTTATTGGTGTTTTGATGGGTCTGAGATTGAGGAGAGAGGATACGCAACAATGGGTTCAGAAGATTAGGGTTTGCTTGCCAGCTTCAGGGCTTCTGATGACAAAAAGAAGAAATGGCAGAAGGGTAGCGTGA
- the LOC110623135 gene encoding amidase 1-like isoform X1, which produces MARSSDYGAFMEKFELKPTSSSPEFPLNGLTFAVKDIFDVDGLVTGFGNPDWARTHSAATSTAPAVLAILRGGATCVGKTVMDEMAYSSELENQRDFYAAVVYPEGFFLIGKHTADELNKNSKLTLVHETP; this is translated from the exons ATGGCGAGAAGCTCGGATTATGGAGCTTTCATGGAGAAATTTGAGCTCAAACCTACTTCTTCATCTCCTGAATTTCCCTTAAATGGTCTCACCTTTGCCGTTAAAGATAT TTTCGATGTGGATGGATTGGTGACTGGGTTTGGCAATCCGGATTGGGCGAGGACCCATTCAGCTGCTACCTCTACTGCTCCGGCTGTTTTGGCTATCTTGAGAGGAGGAGCTACATGTGTTGGTAAAACAGTCATGGATGAAATGGCATATAG CTCAGAACTCGAGAACCAGAGGGATTTTTATGCAGCTGTTGTTTACCCAGagggattttttttaattgggaAACATACCGCAGATGAATTGAATAAGAACAGCAAGCTGACTCTTGTCCATGAAACCCCATGA
- the LOC110623135 gene encoding amidase 1-like isoform X2, with translation MARSSDYGAFMEKFELKPTSSSPEFPLNGLTFAVKDIFDVDGLVTGFGNPDWARTHSAATSTAPAVLAILRGGATCVGKTVMDEMAYRTREPEGFLCSCCLPRGIFFNWETYRR, from the exons ATGGCGAGAAGCTCGGATTATGGAGCTTTCATGGAGAAATTTGAGCTCAAACCTACTTCTTCATCTCCTGAATTTCCCTTAAATGGTCTCACCTTTGCCGTTAAAGATAT TTTCGATGTGGATGGATTGGTGACTGGGTTTGGCAATCCGGATTGGGCGAGGACCCATTCAGCTGCTACCTCTACTGCTCCGGCTGTTTTGGCTATCTTGAGAGGAGGAGCTACATGTGTTGGTAAAACAGTCATGGATGAAATGGCATATAG AACTCGAGAACCAGAGGGATTTTTATGCAGCTGTTGTTTACCCAGagggattttttttaattgggaAACATACCGCAGATGA
- the LOC110623135 gene encoding amidase 1-like isoform X5 has translation MARSSDYGAFMEKFELKPTSSSPEFPLNGLTFAVKDIFDVDGLVTGFGNPDWARTHSAATSTAPAVLAILRGGATCVGKTVMDEMAYRIGLGRP, from the exons ATGGCGAGAAGCTCGGATTATGGAGCTTTCATGGAGAAATTTGAGCTCAAACCTACTTCTTCATCTCCTGAATTTCCCTTAAATGGTCTCACCTTTGCCGTTAAAGATAT TTTCGATGTGGATGGATTGGTGACTGGGTTTGGCAATCCGGATTGGGCGAGGACCCATTCAGCTGCTACCTCTACTGCTCCGGCTGTTTTGGCTATCTTGAGAGGAGGAGCTACATGTGTTGGTAAAACAGTCATGGATGAAATGGCATATAG
- the LOC110623135 gene encoding amidase 1-like isoform X4 — MARSSDYGAFMEKFELKPTSSSPEFPLNGLTFAVKDIFDVDGLVTGFGNPDWARTHSAATSTAPAVLAILRGGATCVGKTVMDEMAYRIRLGKP, encoded by the exons ATGGCGAGAAGCTCGGATTATGGAGCTTTCATGGAGAAATTTGAGCTCAAACCTACTTCTTCATCTCCTGAATTTCCCTTAAATGGTCTCACCTTTGCCGTTAAAGATAT TTTCGATGTGGATGGATTGGTGACTGGGTTTGGCAATCCGGATTGGGCGAGGACCCATTCAGCTGCTACCTCTACTGCTCCGGCTGTTTTGGCTATCTTGAGAGGAGGAGCTACATGTGTTGGTAAAACAGTCATGGATGAAATGGCATATAG
- the LOC122724647 gene encoding mitogen-activated protein kinase kinase kinase 20-like has protein sequence MAPVISVVVISSTDSSSVIVKSSSSSSCSAPKNSKHDCKWYGLMKGRTAFKKKKKTPIVLFKGATTLEASHGVSWTRVGLLGKGGFGSVFYAKTRTIINQNTHLPSEMAVKSAFMDHSSSLKHEKRVLCDLGASPYVVRCYGDEVTHMANGVKIYNLLLEYCSGLSLQRQIRLSGSGLADSDVKNYSRDILRGLKYIHCHGYVHCDIKPDNILLVPGFGERKGTFVAKIGDLGLATAVGEECNYPRGTYRYMSPELVRAKKIDYAADIWAFGCSVLEMLTAKPAWPYTEVEDLKWMIGYTDEVPQIPSNLSDGAKDFLRRCFVRNAAYRWSADMLLQHSFLFVN, from the coding sequence ATGGCGCCTGTCATCTCTGTGGTGGTCATCTCCTCCACAGACTCCTCCTCTGTGATCGTAAAATCGTCGTCTTCCTCCTCCTGCTCTGCTCCCAAGAATTCAAAGCATGATTGTAAATGGTATGGATTGATGAAAGGACGCACTGCttttaagaagaagaagaaaactcCTATCGTTCTTTTCAAAGGGGCTACTACTTTAGAAGCCTCTCATGGGGTTTCATGGACAAGAGTCGGCTTGCTTGGCAAGGGAGGATTCGGTTCTGTCTTTTATGCTAAAACAAGAACGATCATCAATCAGAACACTCATCTCCCTTCTGAGATGGCCGTGAAATCTGCATTTATGGATCATTCATCTTCATTAAAGCATGAGAAGCGAGTTCTTTGCGATCTTGGTGCCAGTCCATACGTGGTTCGTTGTTATGGAGATGAAGTTACGCATATGGCCAATGGAGTGAAGATATATAACTTGCTCTTGGAGTACTGTTCTGGGCTTAGTTTGCAAAGGCAAATAAGATTATCAGGTTCTGGGTTAGCCGATTCCGATGTTAAGAATTATTCAAGAGACATCCTGCGAGGGTTGAAGTACATCCACTGTCATGGTTATGTTCATTGCGATATCAAGCCAGATAACATTTTGCTGGTGCCTGGTTTTGGAGAAAGGAAGGGAACTTTCGTTGCAAAGATTGGAGATTTGGGATTGGCTACGGCGGTGGGTGAAGAGTGCAATTATCCGAGGGGTACGTATAGGTATATGTCTCCAGAACTGGTGAGAGCCAAAAAGATTGATTATGCAGCAGATATTTGGGCTTTTGGATGTAGTGTTTTGGAGATGCTGACAGCAAAACCAGCCTGGCCATATACAGAAGTTGAAGATCTGAAGTGGATGATTGGATATACAGATGAAGTGCCTCAGATACCCAGCAATTTATCAGATGGTGCAAAGGATTTCCTGAGGCGATGTTTCGTTCGTAATGCTGCGTATAGATGGTCTGCTGATATGTTATTACAGCACTCTTTCCTTTTTGTGAATTAG
- the LOC110622256 gene encoding uncharacterized protein LOC110622256 — protein MDQGEAKSNENHSSSSSSSSGDSNPCPICLGPFLQESYLDSCFHKFCYNCILQWTKVVAGKHSRSPSSLKCPLCKTENFSIIFGYDGSSFQRQYVNVNVNFEHSSFFSKAHKYRLKCYYTEPGILSNIVNVSRYWKSHKYLQPNRWLLSWLRREIQALLQEEDVEIIVHHILGVVDSFLKRGDQFHQMKTPEAKQGEFKTLVSNAARPFLAARTERFVNELEMFLASSFNIQAYDEVYMQQLGWNIPRVIGEAADAERGEHEPVIPYLYIFYDDSDEAD, from the exons ATGGATCAAGGTGAAGCCAAAAGCAACGAGAatcactcttcttcttcttcttcttcttcagggGACTCCAATCCATGCCCCATCTGCCTTGGTCCTTTCCTTCAAGAATCCTATCTGGACTCTTGTTTCC ATAAATTTTGTTACAATTGCATTTTGCAATGGACTAAAGTAGTTGCTGGCAAGCATTCTCGTTCACCTTCTTCTCTAAAATGTCCTTTGTGCAAG ACAgaaaatttttcaataatttttggaTATGATGGAAGTTCATTCCAAAGGCAGTATGTAAATGTAAATGTAAATTTTGAGCATAG TTCTTTCTTTTCAAAAGCTCACAAGTACAGATTAAAATGCTATTATACTGAACCAG GTATCTTGAGCAATATAGTTAATGTATCACGATATTGGAAGTCCCATAAGTATCTTCAACCAAATCGGTGGCTGCTAAGTTGGTTGAGAAGAGAAATTCAGGCCCTTTTGCAG GAAGAGGATGTTGAAATTATTGTACACCATATACTTGGTGTGGTTGATTCATTTTTGAAAAG GGGCGATCAGTTTCATCAAATGAAAACACCTGAAGCAAAACAAGGAGAGTTCAAGACTCTAGTCTCTAATGCAGCAAGGCCTTTTCTAGCAGCAAGAACAGAACGTTTCGTGAATGAGTTGGAAATGTTTCTTGCTTCAAGTTTCAACATTCAAGCCTATGATGAAGTATACATGCAGCAGTTGGGTTGGAACATTCCCAGGGTGATTGGTGAGGCTGCAGATGCAGAACGCGGTGAACATGAACCTGTCATCCCATATctgtatattttttatgatgACTCTGATGAAGCTGATTGA
- the LOC110623157 gene encoding amidase 1 isoform X1: protein MARSSDYGAFMEKFELKPTSSSPEFPLNGLTFAVKDIFDVDGLVTGFGNPDWARTHSAATSTAPAVLAILRGGATCVGKTVMDEMAYSINGENKHYGTPTNPCAPDRVPGGSSSGSAVAVGAKLVDFSLGTDTGGSVRVPASYCSILGFRPSHGAVSTAGVIPMAQSFDTVGWFARDPVILSQVGRILLQLPDVDLARPSQIIIAEDCFQLSSIPNNRVSQVLVKSVEKLFGGDVVKHLILGNYVEEKVPSLSHFMSREIQKQDYNIASLAALSSAMRLLQRYEFKNNHGEWVTTVKPDLGPGISERVWEAIQTTGENIDACYSVKAEIIAALTALLEDSSILAIPTVPGPPPKLNTDPTTLEVFRAKAFSLLSIAGVSGCCQVSIPLGMYDDLPVAISLLAKHGSDGFLLNVVETLYDTLQEQVAISER from the exons ATGGCGAGAAGCTCGGATTATGGAGCTTTCATGGAGAAATTTGAGCTCAAACCTACTTCTTCATCTCCTGAATTTCCCTTAAATGGTCTCACCTTTGCCGTTAAAGATAT TTTCGATGTGGATGGATTGGTGACTGGGTTTGGCAATCCGGATTGGGCGAGGACCCATTCAGCTGCTACCTCTACTGCTCCGGCTGTTTTGGCTATCTTGAGAGGAGGAGCTACATGTGTTGGTAAAACAGTCATGGATGAAATGGCATATAG CATAAATGGGGAAAATAAACATTATGGCACACCTACGAATCCTTGTGCACCAGATCGTGTACCAGGGGGATCTTCCAGTGGGTCTGCTGTTGCGGTAGGTGCAAAGCTTGTGGACTTCTCCTTAG GAACTGATACAGGAGGAAGTGTGCGAGTTCCAGCATCATATTGCAGTATTTTGGGGTTTCGACCTTCACATGGTGCTGTTTCTACTGCTGGAGTTATTCCCATGGCACAGAGTTTTGATACTGTGG GATGGTTTGCTAGGGATCCAGTGATTCTGAGTCAAGTTGGACGCATTCTACTTCAATTGCCTGATGTAGATCTGGCTAGACCAAGTCAGATAATTATTGCAGAAGACTGTTTTCAGCTTTCAAGCATTCCCAATAATCGAGTTAGTCAAGTTCTTGTTAAATCAGTGGAGAAGTTATTTGGAG GTGATGTTGTGAAGCATTTAATCCTTGGGAACTATGTTGAGGAGAAAGTTCCAAGTTTGAGCCATTTTATGAGTAGAGAAATCCAAAAGCAAGACTACAATATAGCATCCTTGGCTGCCCTCTCAAGTGCCATGCGTTTGCTTCAAAG GTATGAATTCAAGAATAACCATGGTGAATGGGTTACTACTGTGAAACCTGATTTGGGTCCAGGAATATCGGAACGAGTGTGGGAAGCTATTCAAACAACAGGAGAAAACATTGATGCTTGTTACTCTGTGAAGGCAGAAATAATTGCTGCGCTTACAGCTCTTCTTGAG GATTCTAGTATCCTGGCTATCCCGACAGTACCAGGACCTCCACCAAAATTAAACACAGACCCAACTACTCTGGAAGTTTTTCGTGCCAAGGCTTTTAGCTTGCTCTCCATTGCTGGAGTATCAGGATGCTGCCAG GTGAGCATACCGCTAGGCATGTATGATGATCTACCTGTAGCTATTTCATTGTTGGCGAAACATGGTTCAGATGGTTTCCTGCTCAATGTTGTTGAAACTCTTTACGACACTCTCCAAGAACAGGTTGCAATTTCTGAAAGATAG
- the LOC110623157 gene encoding amidase 1 isoform X2, translating into MARSSDYGAFMEKFELKPTSSSPEFPLNGLTFAVKDIFDVDGLVTGFGNPDWARTHSAATSTAPAVLAILRGGATCVGKTVMDEMAYSINGENKHYGTPTNPCAPDRVPGGSSSGSAVAVGAKLVDFSLGTDTGGSVRVPASYCSILGFRPSHGAVSTAGVIPMAQSFDTVGWFARDPVILSQVGRILLQLPDVDLARPSQIIIAEDCFQLSSIPNNRVSQVLVKSVEKLFGGDVVKHLILGNYVEEKVPSLSHFMSREIQKQDYNIASLAALSSAMRLLQRYEFKNNHGEWVTTVKPDLGPGISERVWEAIQTTGENIDACYSVKAEIIAALTALLEYPGYPDSTRTSTKIKHRPNYSGSFSCQGF; encoded by the exons ATGGCGAGAAGCTCGGATTATGGAGCTTTCATGGAGAAATTTGAGCTCAAACCTACTTCTTCATCTCCTGAATTTCCCTTAAATGGTCTCACCTTTGCCGTTAAAGATAT TTTCGATGTGGATGGATTGGTGACTGGGTTTGGCAATCCGGATTGGGCGAGGACCCATTCAGCTGCTACCTCTACTGCTCCGGCTGTTTTGGCTATCTTGAGAGGAGGAGCTACATGTGTTGGTAAAACAGTCATGGATGAAATGGCATATAG CATAAATGGGGAAAATAAACATTATGGCACACCTACGAATCCTTGTGCACCAGATCGTGTACCAGGGGGATCTTCCAGTGGGTCTGCTGTTGCGGTAGGTGCAAAGCTTGTGGACTTCTCCTTAG GAACTGATACAGGAGGAAGTGTGCGAGTTCCAGCATCATATTGCAGTATTTTGGGGTTTCGACCTTCACATGGTGCTGTTTCTACTGCTGGAGTTATTCCCATGGCACAGAGTTTTGATACTGTGG GATGGTTTGCTAGGGATCCAGTGATTCTGAGTCAAGTTGGACGCATTCTACTTCAATTGCCTGATGTAGATCTGGCTAGACCAAGTCAGATAATTATTGCAGAAGACTGTTTTCAGCTTTCAAGCATTCCCAATAATCGAGTTAGTCAAGTTCTTGTTAAATCAGTGGAGAAGTTATTTGGAG GTGATGTTGTGAAGCATTTAATCCTTGGGAACTATGTTGAGGAGAAAGTTCCAAGTTTGAGCCATTTTATGAGTAGAGAAATCCAAAAGCAAGACTACAATATAGCATCCTTGGCTGCCCTCTCAAGTGCCATGCGTTTGCTTCAAAG GTATGAATTCAAGAATAACCATGGTGAATGGGTTACTACTGTGAAACCTGATTTGGGTCCAGGAATATCGGAACGAGTGTGGGAAGCTATTCAAACAACAGGAGAAAACATTGATGCTTGTTACTCTGTGAAGGCAGAAATAATTGCTGCGCTTACAGCTCTTCTTGAG TATCCTGGCTATCCCGACAGTACCAGGACCTCCACCAAAATTAAACACAGACCCAACTACTCTGGAAGTTTTTCGTGCCAAGGCTTTTAG
- the LOC110623597 gene encoding mevalonate kinase isoform X1, which translates to MEVKARAPGKIILSGEHAVVHGSTAVAASIDLFTYVTLSFATAGNDDSVKLQLKDMALEFSWPIRRIREALSSLAAPSSTPTSCSIESVKSISALVEEQNIPEAKIALASGVSAFLWLYTSIQGFKPATVIVTSDLPLGSGLGSSAAFCVALSAALLAFSDSVTVDTKLQGWSIFGESDLELLNKWAYEGEKIIHGKPSGIDNTVSTYGNMIKFRSGNLTRIKPSMPLKMLITNTKVGRNTKALVAGVSERTLRHPNAMSFVFNAVDSISNELANIIQSPASDDVSITQKEEKLEELMEMNQGLLQCMGVSHASIETVLRTTLKYKLASKLTGAGGGGCVLTLLPSLLSRTVVDKVIAELESCGFQCLTAGIGGNGVEICFGGSS; encoded by the exons ATGGAAGTTAAAGCAAGAGCTCCAGGGAAAATCATTCTCTCCGGTGAACATGCAGTTGTGCACGGATCCACTGCAGTAGCTGCATCCATTGATCTCTTCACCTACGTCACTCTTTCTTTTGCAACTGCTG GGAATGATGATTCAGTGAAACTTCAGCTCAAGGATATGGCGCTAGAATTTTCTTGGCCAATTAGAAGAATTAGAGAAGCCTTATCTAGCTTAGCTGCTCCCTCTTCAACACCCACCTCTTGCTCAATAGAATCAGTTAAGTCAATTTCAGCTTTGGTTGAAGAACAAAATATCCCAGAGGCCAAAATTGCACTCGCTTCTGGAGTGTCAGCTTTTTTATGGTTATATACATCTATTCAAGG ATTTAAACCTGCAACTGTAATTGTTACTTCTGACCTTCCACTGGGTTCAGGCCTAGGATCATCTGCTGCATTTTGTGTTGCCCTCTCAGCTGCTCTACTTGCTTTCTCAGACTCTGTAACTGTGGACACAAAGCTCCAAGGGTGGTCAATTTTTGGAGAATCTGACCTTGAATTATTAAACAAGTGGGCTTATGAAGGTGAAAAGATAATTCATGGAAAGCCATCTGGAATAGACAACACTGTCAGCACGTATG GCAACATGATCAAGTTCAGGTCTGGTAATCTCACACGGATCAAGCCCAGCATGCCACTCAAAATGCTTATCACTAACACAAAAGTTGGGAGGAATACAAAAGCACTGGTTGCTGGTGTTTCAGAGAGAACCTTACGGCACCCTAATGCCATGAGTTTTGTTTTCAATGCCGTTGATTCTATCAGTAATGAACTGGCTAACATCATCCAGTCACCTGCTTCAGATGACGTGTCCATAACTCAGAAGGAAGAAAAGCTAGAAGAATTAATGGAAATGAATCAAGGCTTGCTCCAATGCATGGGGGTCAGCCATGCTTCTATAGAAACTGTTCTTCGGACAACATTGAAATACAAGTTAGCTTCCAAGCTGACTGGAGCAGGAGGTGGGGGATGTGTGCTGACATTGTTGCCATCCT TGCTATCAAGAACAGTTGTTGATAAAGTAATTGCTGAATTGGAGTCATGTGGATTTCAATGTCTGACAGCTGGAATAGGTGGGAATGGCGTTGAGATTTGCTTTGGTGGTTCATCTTGA
- the LOC110623597 gene encoding mevalonate kinase isoform X2, with protein sequence MALEFSWPIRRIREALSSLAAPSSTPTSCSIESVKSISALVEEQNIPEAKIALASGVSAFLWLYTSIQGFKPATVIVTSDLPLGSGLGSSAAFCVALSAALLAFSDSVTVDTKLQGWSIFGESDLELLNKWAYEGEKIIHGKPSGIDNTVSTYGNMIKFRSGNLTRIKPSMPLKMLITNTKVGRNTKALVAGVSERTLRHPNAMSFVFNAVDSISNELANIIQSPASDDVSITQKEEKLEELMEMNQGLLQCMGVSHASIETVLRTTLKYKLASKLTGAGGGGCVLTLLPSLLSRTVVDKVIAELESCGFQCLTAGIGGNGVEICFGGSS encoded by the exons ATGGCGCTAGAATTTTCTTGGCCAATTAGAAGAATTAGAGAAGCCTTATCTAGCTTAGCTGCTCCCTCTTCAACACCCACCTCTTGCTCAATAGAATCAGTTAAGTCAATTTCAGCTTTGGTTGAAGAACAAAATATCCCAGAGGCCAAAATTGCACTCGCTTCTGGAGTGTCAGCTTTTTTATGGTTATATACATCTATTCAAGG ATTTAAACCTGCAACTGTAATTGTTACTTCTGACCTTCCACTGGGTTCAGGCCTAGGATCATCTGCTGCATTTTGTGTTGCCCTCTCAGCTGCTCTACTTGCTTTCTCAGACTCTGTAACTGTGGACACAAAGCTCCAAGGGTGGTCAATTTTTGGAGAATCTGACCTTGAATTATTAAACAAGTGGGCTTATGAAGGTGAAAAGATAATTCATGGAAAGCCATCTGGAATAGACAACACTGTCAGCACGTATG GCAACATGATCAAGTTCAGGTCTGGTAATCTCACACGGATCAAGCCCAGCATGCCACTCAAAATGCTTATCACTAACACAAAAGTTGGGAGGAATACAAAAGCACTGGTTGCTGGTGTTTCAGAGAGAACCTTACGGCACCCTAATGCCATGAGTTTTGTTTTCAATGCCGTTGATTCTATCAGTAATGAACTGGCTAACATCATCCAGTCACCTGCTTCAGATGACGTGTCCATAACTCAGAAGGAAGAAAAGCTAGAAGAATTAATGGAAATGAATCAAGGCTTGCTCCAATGCATGGGGGTCAGCCATGCTTCTATAGAAACTGTTCTTCGGACAACATTGAAATACAAGTTAGCTTCCAAGCTGACTGGAGCAGGAGGTGGGGGATGTGTGCTGACATTGTTGCCATCCT TGCTATCAAGAACAGTTGTTGATAAAGTAATTGCTGAATTGGAGTCATGTGGATTTCAATGTCTGACAGCTGGAATAGGTGGGAATGGCGTTGAGATTTGCTTTGGTGGTTCATCTTGA
- the LOC110623711 gene encoding NADPH-dependent aldehyde reductase 1, chloroplastic, whose translation MASGGQQFPPQTQEKQPGKEHVMDPLPQYISPDYKPSNKLRGKVALVTGGDSGIGRAVCYSFALEGATVAFTYVKSQEDKDAQDTLQILKKDKSADAKDPMAIPADLGFDENCKKVVDEVVNAYGRIDILVNNAAEQHKSTSVEDIDEERLERVFRTNFFSYFFMTSRCLRHMKEGSSIINTTSVNAYKGNPALLDYTSTKGAIVAFTRGLSLQLVSRGIRVNGVAPGPIWTPLIPASMSEEEVANFGKEVPMKRAGQPSEVAPCFVFLACEHCSSYITGQVLHPNGGVIVNG comes from the exons ATGGCTTCCGGTGGTCAGCAATTTCCTCCTCAAACGCAAGAGAAGCAGCCTGGGAAAGAGCATGTCATGGACCCTCTTCCTCAGTATATTAGCCCCGATTACAAGCCCTCCAATAAGCTTCGG GGAAAGGTTGCACTGGTGACTGGTGGCGACTCTGGAATAGGACGAGCTGTGTGCTATAGCTTTGCACTTGAAGGTGCAACTGTGGCTTTCACGTATGTGAAGTCTCAAGAAGACAAGGATGCTCAAGATACTCTCCAGATACTGAAGAAGGATAAGTCCGCAGATGCCAAGGATCCTATGGCGATACCTGCAGATCTTGGGTTTGATGAGAACTGCAAGAAAGTTGTTGATGAGGTGGTAAATGCATATGGCCGGATTGATATTCTGGTTAACAATGCAGCCGAGCAACATAAATCTACGTCGGTGGAGGACATTGATGAGGAGAGGCTCGAGCGGGTGTTTAGAACCAATTTCTTCTCTTACTTTTTCATGACTAG CCGGTGTCTGAGGCACATGAAAGAGGGTAGCTCTATAATCAACACGACGTCAGTGAATGCATACAAGGGAAATCCTGCGCTGCTGGACTACACATCAACAAAAGGAGCAATAGTTGCTTTCACAAGAGGACTTTCACTGCAGCTTGTGAGCAGAGGGATACGAGTCAATGGCGTTGCCCCTGGACCCATCTGGACTCCATTAATACCGGCTTCAATGAGCGAAGAGGAGGTGGCTAACTTTGGGAAAGAGGTGCCAATGAAAAGAGCTGGCCAGCCAAGTGAGGTTGCACCTTGCTTTGTGTTCCTTGCTTGTGAACACTGCTCTTCTTACATCACAGGCCAAGTACTTCATCCTAATG GAGGCGTGATCGTGAATGGCTAA
- the LOC110623343 gene encoding uncharacterized protein LOC110623343 yields the protein MASLKLVVRPFVLALLHAIFLFSSSVLSDGDVAGMVLAGLNSHRTFLGLPAFTDNENADCLAGKIALNVLMDQQCDTASDNSVELDKYPELLSDCGIYINQTKDGVILPVCVATLVPTLVLTNYTYTHFANYINDWRFTGAGIGSGGDWMVVVLSTNTPEGSFGLFTKDDEEDLFKSLNSHRAYLDLPSFIKNKEAGCVAGEVARKLGKKPCEEGATDEMNGSSDNPYPELLAKCDINITSKRDAVVLLPVCVPKLILTDVFTNYTRTRYSVYINDFKFVEAGLRCNGDWMVLVLSTNATLTERLGGDASGGGDGSGGGDGGSDGGGGGYFVGANNSSGFRVGFGRCWVACFLLWMLVFC from the exons ATGGCCTCTCTCAAGCTCGTCGTCAGGCCTTTCGTCTTGGCTCTGCTTCACGccattttcttgttttcttcatCTGTGCTCTCTGACG GTGACGTAGCAGGCATGGTTCTTGCAGGCTTGAATAGTCACAGAACATTCTTGGGTCTTCCAGCCTTTACCGACAATGAAAATGCAGATTGTCTTGCAGGGAAAATTGCTCTGAATGTATTAATGGACCAACAATGCGATACAGCGAGTGACAACTCAGTTGAACTCGACAAGTACCCTGAGCTACTCTCAGACTGTGGCATTTACATCAACCAAACTAAAGATGGTGTAATTTTGCCTGTCTGTGTAGCCACATTGGTCCCAACTCTTGTGCTTACCAATTACACATACACCCACTTTGCCAACTACATTAACGACTGGAGGTTCACCGGTGCCGGAATTGGCTCCGGTGGTGATTGGATGGTTGTCGTTTTGAGCACTAACACCCCGGAGGGCAGCTTCGGGCTGTTCACTAAAG ATGACGAAGAAGATCTTTTCAAATCCCTCAACTCACATAGAGCATACTTAGACCTGCCAAGTTTCATCAAGAACAAAGAAGCAGGCTGCGTCGCCGGTGAAGTTGCTCGGAAACTGGGGAAGAAACCATGTGAAGAGGGAGCTACTGATGAGATGAATGGCAGCAGCGATAACCCGTACCCTGAACTATTAGCCAAGTGTGACATTAACATTACCAGCAAAAGAGATGCTGTCGTGTTATTACCAGTTTGTGTCCCGAAATTGATATTAACTGATGTGTTTACTAATTACACTCGCACCCGTTACTCCGTTTACATCAATGATTTCAAGTTTGTTGAAGCTGGACTTCGCTGTAATGGTGACTGGATGGTGCTCGTTTTGAGCACAAACGCCACACTCACAGAAAGATTGGGTGGAGATGCCAGTGGCGGTGGAGACGGCAGTGGAGGTGGTGACGGAGGTAGTgatggaggtggaggtggatattTCGTCGGAGCTAATAATAGTTCGGGTTTCAGGGTTGGTTTTGGCCGTTGTTGGGTGGCGTGTTTTTTATTATGGATGCTCGTTTTTTGCTGA